A region from the Branchiostoma floridae strain S238N-H82 chromosome 9, Bfl_VNyyK, whole genome shotgun sequence genome encodes:
- the LOC118423578 gene encoding uncharacterized protein LOC118423578 — MSVLSLVLTCCLLGAVIFLAVKVSHLQLSVNQLDEKTDGMLGVNTTNLRHKSNVRANTTNTKGDVRPSDVDEDLDFGIIRPYTRRWRKDLQCGKQYPMEDGSPAECDPDSYHPCCSLHGWCDRTPKHCECTGCIDFRKGPI; from the exons ATGTCCgtgctgtccctagtgctgaccTGTTGTCTGCTTGGGGCGGTCATCTTTCTGG CGGTGAAAGTGTCGCACCTACAGCTGTCAGTCAACCAGCTAGATGAGAAGACAGACGGAATGCTTGGCGTCAACACTACGAATCTGCGCCACAAATCTAACGTGCGGGCTAATACTACCAATACCAAAGgtgatgttcgtccatcggatGTCGATGAAGACCTTGACTTCGGGATCATTCGCCCTT ATACTAGGAGGTGGCGCAAGGATCTTCAGTGTGGAAAACAGTATCCTATGGAGGATGGCAGCCCGGCTGAATGCGACCCAGACAGCTACCACCCTTGCTGCTCCCTCCACGGCTGGTGTGATAGGACACCAAAGCACTGTGAGTGCACCGGCTGTATCGACTTCAGGAAGGGTCCGATATAG